The Nocardia bhagyanarayanae region ACGAGTAGTGGAGACAGCGGGTTGTCTGTCGAAGCGCGCAAGAAGTCGATTCTGCTCATGCCGGGACGCCACGACTGAACGATTTCCGGGAAGCCGCCGGTGATCAGCAGTGCGTCGACGGCGTCGGCCGGATCGAGACCGGTCATGGATTGAACGTCGGCCAAATGCAGTGGCTCGACGGTCATCTCGGCGGCTCGCCCGAAGAACGGCCGCTCCCGGGACTGCAACGCCTCCATGACCGAGATGTCACTGCCGACCAGGATCAGGAGAACGGGCTTGGCCGACAGGTGACGATCCCAAACGGTCTGCAGCGCACCCTCGAACTCGCCGTCCTGCTCGACCAGCCACGGCACCTCGTCGATCACAGCGATGGTGGGCGAGTCGGCCGGAATCGCGATGGACAGCGCGCGCAGCGCTTGGTTCCAATCGGCGGCCTGCAGGCCGGACACCAATTCCGCGTTGCCGAGGGGCGAGTGGGCGACGGTGGAGGTGAAGTCCGCGCGCTCGGTGACCGGGTTGCGTCCGCGGGCAAACATAGATCGTTTCTTACTTAGAATGATTCTAACTTAGATGCGTGCAACCTAGCCGAGACTCACTCCGCTCGGGGGCGGAGGGCGGCGAATTCGTCGGTGACGCGGAGGCCGGAGTCGCTGAAGCGGTAGACGGCGGCGGGGCGGCCACCGGCGCGGCCGGGGGCGGCGGTGGCGCCGGTGGGGGTGATCACCTTGCGGCGCGCGAGGACGCGTTGGAGGTTGGTGGTGTCGACGTCGTAACCCAATGCGGCGCAGTAGATTTCGCGCAGCGTCGACATGGTGAACGCGGACGGGGCGAGTGCGAAGGCGATGTTGGTGTAGGAGAGCTTGGCGGCCAGCCGGGTGCGGGCGTGGTCGACGACCGTGCCGTGATCGAAGGACATCGCGGGCAGTGCCGAGACCGGGTGCCACGCGGTGTCGGCGGGCAGTTCCGGTTCGGCGGTCAGCGGGACCAAGCCGAGGTAGGCCGACGCGATGCGGCGCGGGCCCGGCACGCGATCGGGATTGCTGAAGACCGAGAGCTGCTCGAGATGCGTCAGCTCGCGCACGTCGACCTTCTCGGCCAGCTGGCGGCGCGCGGACGCGTCCAGATCCTCGTCGTCTCCCAACCGCCCGCCCGGCAGCGACCAAGTGCCCTTCTGCGGGTCGAGCGCGCGCTCCCACAGCAATACCGCGAGCTCGGTGCGCTGATCGGGCGGGCACGGGCCCATCACACCGCTCGCAGCGCTTTGACCTGCGGATTTGTCTGTGGGGAAGCGGCGAACCTGGAACACCGCGGTGAGCGATTCGTGGATGGTGCTACTATGGGCCACGTTTTCGATTGTAAGTCGAAAACCTGGTTTGGTGCGAATCGGCGGTGTTGCCGGCCGCACGAGGAAGGGAGCCATCATGGCGACGACGGGTGCGAAACTGGCGCCTCCGCTGATGGGGCAGGTATTCGACGGGCCCTCGGGCTACACGGGCGTCGCGGCGACGCCCGAGTGGGCGCAGGAGGTCAAGCGGCTCGCGCGGGAGCGCAACGCGACCATTCTCGCGCACAACTACCAGCTGCCCGAGATCCAGGACGTGGCCGACCACGTCGGCGACTCGCTGGCGCTCTCGCGGATCGCGGCCGAGGCGCCAGAGGACACCATCGTCTTCTGCGGCGTGCACTTCATGGCCGAGACCGCGAAGATCCTCAGCCCGGAGAAGACCGTGCTGATCCCGGATCAGCGCGCGGGCTGCTCGCTGGCCGATTCGATCACCGCCGACGAGTTGCGCGCGTGGAAGGCCGAGCACCCGAACGCGGTCGTGGTGTCCTACGTGAACACCACCGCCGAGGTGAAGGCGCTCACCGACATCTGCTGCACCTCCTCCAACGCGGTCGACGTGGTCGCCTCCATCGATCCCGACCGCGAGGTTCTGTTCCTGCCCGACCAGTTCCTCGGCGCGCACGTCAAGCGCGTGACCGGCCGGGAGAACATGCAGATCTGGGCGGGCGAATGCCACGTGCACGCGGGCATCAACGGCGACGAGCTCACCGAGCAGGCGCGCAGCCACCCGGACGCCGAGCTGTTCGTGCACCCCGAGTGCGGCTGCGCCACCTCGGCGCTGTACCTCGCGGGCGAGGGCGCGTTCCCGGCCGACCGGGTGCACATCCTGTCCACCGGCGGCATGATCGACGCCGCCAAGGCCGCCAAGTCGACGCAGGTCCTGGTCGCCACCGAGGTCGGCATGCTGCACCAGCTGCGCAAGGCCGCGCCCGGCATCGACTTCCAGGCCGTCAACGATCGCGCCTCCTGCAAGTACATGAAGATGATCACCCCGGCCGCGCTGCTGCGCTGCCTGGTGGACGGCGCCGACGAGGTGCACGTCGATCCGGAAACCGCGGCGCTCGGCCGCAATTCGGTGCAGCGGATGATCGCGATCGGCAATCCGGGCGGCGGCGAGTGAGCCGACGCCGACGACATGCGGCGGGCGCGTAGCGGCGCCGCATGACCTCGGCGGGCGCGGCGATATTCGCGCCCGAGCTCGGAACGAGAGGCTGGCGGAGATGAATGCTCCGGTAATCGAGTGGGAGGCCTCG contains the following coding sequences:
- the nadA gene encoding quinolinate synthase NadA, with the protein product MATTGAKLAPPLMGQVFDGPSGYTGVAATPEWAQEVKRLARERNATILAHNYQLPEIQDVADHVGDSLALSRIAAEAPEDTIVFCGVHFMAETAKILSPEKTVLIPDQRAGCSLADSITADELRAWKAEHPNAVVVSYVNTTAEVKALTDICCTSSNAVDVVASIDPDREVLFLPDQFLGAHVKRVTGRENMQIWAGECHVHAGINGDELTEQARSHPDAELFVHPECGCATSALYLAGEGAFPADRVHILSTGGMIDAAKAAKSTQVLVATEVGMLHQLRKAAPGIDFQAVNDRASCKYMKMITPAALLRCLVDGADEVHVDPETAALGRNSVQRMIAIGNPGGGE
- a CDS encoding NUDIX hydrolase; the protein is MAHSSTIHESLTAVFQVRRFPTDKSAGQSAASGVMGPCPPDQRTELAVLLWERALDPQKGTWSLPGGRLGDDEDLDASARRQLAEKVDVRELTHLEQLSVFSNPDRVPGPRRIASAYLGLVPLTAEPELPADTAWHPVSALPAMSFDHGTVVDHARTRLAAKLSYTNIAFALAPSAFTMSTLREIYCAALGYDVDTTNLQRVLARRKVITPTGATAAPGRAGGRPAAVYRFSDSGLRVTDEFAALRPRAE